A window from Candidatus Zixiibacteriota bacterium encodes these proteins:
- a CDS encoding DUF5362 domain-containing protein, giving the protein MEEKELVQQLSLPIYEAKGWMKLLGVVLILNGVVAIFTIVGILICWLPIWLGILLFKSASLVEAAQISGDKMVLLESLRKIKTYFTINGILMLIVLAVVGLSVLMAGGAMFAMLDQF; this is encoded by the coding sequence ATGGAAGAGAAAGAATTGGTCCAACAGTTGAGCCTGCCCATTTACGAGGCCAAAGGGTGGATGAAGCTACTCGGAGTAGTCCTGATTCTCAATGGTGTGGTGGCAATCTTTACGATTGTCGGTATTCTGATCTGCTGGTTGCCGATCTGGTTAGGCATTCTACTATTCAAGTCGGCCAGCTTAGTGGAGGCTGCTCAAATCAGTGGTGATAAGATGGTGCTGCTGGAATCGCTACGGAAGATCAAAACCTACTTTACCATCAACGGCATTCTTATGCTCATCGTGTTGGCCGTTGTAGGCCTCTCCGTCTTGATGGCTGGCGGCGCTATGTTTGCTATGTTGGATCAGTTCTGA
- a CDS encoding elongation factor G, which yields MKDYSTDKIRNLCLAGQRGCGKTSVADAVAFVTGLNNRVGSVDTGSSFLDYTDMEMSRRTSITTKLMACPWKDIKFNFFDCPGHSDFIGELVSTAKVTDAVGFVINAPAKVEVGTQLQWKALTPFRITRFFFVNKMDMENIDWPATVTSIQTAFGQQAVPIQLPIGQGDSFKGIVDVVSAKAYEFGDDGKAKEIDIPDDMKDAAETARKNLLEVAAEANDSLTEKYLEDDTLSDADFLSGLSLGIQQGTMFPILFGSAAQNIGIVTLLDFVTSYLPSPDITSTFKAGKDDDGEVEEMSCDPNGQPMAYIFKMASEGHLGELAYFRLFSGSLSAGTELSNVQTGSTERATQIYTMQGKNRSDLSSVACGDIGVLAKLKDSHPTNTLVGGKMDLFVPPVEYPNPVMDVAVCAKSKGDDDKVASGLHKLNDEDPTFRLIADPALKQLVLWGQGSTHIEVLHEKLKTRFGVEIAMAKPRIPYRETIKGKCETKYRHKKQSGGRGQFGDVHIRLEPNTRSGGFEFIDAIKGGVIPSKFIPAVEKGIVEQMTNGGLAGSQVVDVKVTLFYGSYHEVDSSDMAFKIAGLMAFKQGFMEAKPVLLEPVYKVEVLVPSEYAGDVMGDMSSRRGKIVGMDPDGSYQRIRVTVPQAELYQYSVDLRSMTQGQGVYTMEFSHYEDVPHEAAQKVIDEAKALAEAND from the coding sequence GTGAAGGATTATTCAACTGACAAGATTCGCAATCTTTGCCTGGCGGGCCAGCGCGGCTGTGGTAAGACCAGCGTGGCTGATGCGGTCGCCTTTGTGACCGGTCTTAACAATCGTGTCGGATCGGTTGACACCGGTTCCTCTTTCCTCGACTACACGGATATGGAGATGTCCCGAAGGACGTCAATCACGACAAAGCTGATGGCTTGTCCGTGGAAAGACATAAAGTTCAACTTCTTTGATTGCCCCGGGCACTCAGATTTCATTGGCGAGTTAGTCAGTACTGCGAAAGTTACAGATGCTGTTGGTTTTGTTATTAATGCTCCTGCCAAGGTTGAGGTAGGCACCCAGCTACAATGGAAAGCTCTGACTCCCTTCCGGATAACTCGCTTCTTTTTTGTCAATAAGATGGACATGGAGAATATCGATTGGCCTGCGACCGTAACCTCAATCCAGACAGCTTTTGGACAGCAAGCCGTACCGATCCAGCTACCAATTGGGCAGGGTGATTCCTTCAAGGGGATTGTCGATGTCGTTTCCGCAAAGGCTTACGAATTTGGTGACGACGGCAAAGCCAAAGAAATTGATATTCCTGACGACATGAAGGATGCCGCTGAGACAGCCCGCAAGAATCTCCTCGAAGTAGCTGCCGAAGCCAATGACTCTCTAACTGAGAAATACCTCGAAGATGACACCCTCAGCGATGCCGATTTCCTGAGTGGACTAAGTCTTGGCATTCAGCAGGGAACGATGTTCCCTATCCTGTTTGGTTCTGCCGCACAGAATATCGGGATTGTCACATTGCTTGATTTTGTGACGTCTTATCTGCCATCTCCTGATATCACATCCACTTTCAAGGCTGGCAAGGATGATGATGGGGAAGTCGAGGAGATGTCCTGTGATCCCAATGGGCAGCCGATGGCTTATATTTTCAAGATGGCTTCAGAGGGACACCTTGGTGAACTTGCATATTTTCGCCTGTTCTCCGGCTCACTTTCGGCCGGAACTGAGCTTTCAAATGTACAGACCGGCTCGACCGAACGGGCGACGCAGATCTACACCATGCAGGGGAAGAATCGCTCCGATCTGAGTTCTGTAGCCTGCGGAGACATCGGTGTTCTGGCCAAGCTCAAAGACTCGCATCCGACCAATACGCTGGTCGGCGGTAAGATGGACCTGTTCGTACCTCCGGTAGAATACCCCAACCCGGTTATGGATGTAGCAGTATGTGCCAAATCCAAAGGTGACGACGACAAGGTGGCCAGTGGGTTGCACAAGCTAAATGACGAGGACCCGACGTTCCGTCTGATAGCTGATCCGGCCCTCAAGCAGTTGGTCCTGTGGGGTCAGGGTTCCACCCACATAGAGGTGCTTCATGAGAAGCTAAAGACTCGATTTGGTGTGGAAATTGCGATGGCCAAGCCGAGGATTCCCTACCGTGAGACGATCAAGGGCAAGTGCGAGACCAAGTACCGTCACAAAAAACAATCAGGCGGACGAGGTCAGTTCGGCGACGTGCATATTCGCTTGGAACCCAATACGCGTAGTGGCGGATTCGAGTTTATTGATGCCATCAAAGGCGGTGTCATCCCTTCCAAGTTTATCCCTGCCGTTGAGAAGGGGATTGTTGAACAGATGACAAACGGAGGCCTGGCTGGATCGCAGGTAGTAGATGTAAAAGTAACTCTTTTTTATGGTTCCTACCATGAAGTCGATTCATCGGACATGGCTTTCAAGATTGCCGGCCTGATGGCCTTCAAACAGGGCTTCATGGAAGCCAAACCGGTCCTGCTGGAGCCAGTTTACAAAGTGGAAGTCCTGGTTCCGTCAGAATATGCCGGCGATGTAATGGGCGACATGTCATCTCGTCGAGGTAAAATTGTGGGTATGGATCCCGATGGCAGTTATCAACGTATCAGAGTTACAGTTCCGCAGGCGGAATTGTATCAGTACTCGGTGGATCTGCGTTCGATGACTCAGGGACAAGGTGTATACACAATGGAGTTCTCCCACTATGAAGACGTTCCCCACGAGGCTGCTCAGAAGGTAATCGATGAGGCCAAAGCGCTGGCGGAAGCTAACGACTAA
- a CDS encoding SLC13 family permease → MSTSRKQKLGLFLGPLAALLLCLFADLQPGEPVVTLTAAVVLLMAIWWITEAIPIPATALLPVALFPLLGIMKGKTVAALYFNNIIFLFIGGFIMALAMEKWGLHRRIALRVILLIGASPRRIILGFMVATFFLSMWISNTATTMMMVPIALAIIFKLKEMYEGPDVARFSVGLLIGIAYAASIGGTATLIGTPPNLSFARIFQIYFPQAPEISFAAWFAFALPMALLFLIIAWLVLTHLSVSRNLGMGATRQVFKDEQARLGRISYEETVVLIGFCLMALLWLFRRDITIGSFVFPGWTGLMPEPGMIDDGTIAIAIAALLFVIPARIKEGGRLMNWKTASKLNWGIVLLFGGGFALASGFKESGLSLWIGDALAGLEQFPTPLIVGAICTSITFLTELTSNTATTEIILPILGSLSVAMNVNPLLLMIPATLSASCAFMLPVATPPNAIVFGTGQIRMADMIRCGIILNLVGIVLITTYMFIVGMIAFDISLAEMPGWAITP, encoded by the coding sequence ATGTCCACCAGTCGCAAACAGAAGCTTGGACTATTTCTGGGTCCATTAGCGGCGCTGCTTCTGTGTCTCTTTGCCGATCTCCAACCGGGTGAACCGGTTGTCACACTCACGGCAGCGGTCGTTTTGCTGATGGCCATCTGGTGGATTACCGAGGCCATCCCGATTCCGGCGACGGCTCTTCTGCCGGTGGCTTTGTTTCCACTATTAGGTATCATGAAGGGGAAGACTGTAGCAGCACTATATTTCAATAACATTATTTTCCTGTTCATTGGTGGTTTCATTATGGCCCTGGCGATGGAAAAATGGGGCCTTCATCGCCGGATTGCGCTTCGTGTCATCCTGCTGATAGGGGCTTCTCCGCGCCGGATTATCCTCGGTTTCATGGTTGCCACGTTTTTTCTATCGATGTGGATATCCAATACAGCTACTACAATGATGATGGTCCCGATTGCCCTGGCAATCATCTTCAAACTCAAGGAGATGTACGAAGGCCCCGATGTAGCTCGCTTCTCTGTAGGACTACTCATCGGGATCGCCTACGCCGCTTCCATAGGTGGGACGGCTACTCTGATCGGAACGCCACCCAATCTTTCCTTTGCGCGGATTTTCCAGATCTACTTTCCTCAGGCTCCCGAAATTTCCTTTGCGGCATGGTTTGCTTTTGCTTTGCCAATGGCACTCTTGTTTCTGATTATCGCCTGGCTTGTGCTTACCCACCTGTCGGTGTCGCGTAATTTGGGTATGGGGGCGACTCGGCAAGTGTTTAAGGATGAACAGGCACGGCTGGGTAGAATATCCTACGAAGAGACAGTCGTGCTCATCGGGTTCTGCCTCATGGCCCTGCTATGGCTGTTCCGTCGCGATATTACCATTGGCTCGTTTGTCTTCCCAGGCTGGACCGGATTAATGCCGGAGCCGGGTATGATCGATGACGGTACTATTGCCATAGCCATAGCTGCTCTCTTATTTGTTATTCCAGCCAGGATTAAGGAGGGGGGGAGGCTGATGAACTGGAAAACAGCCTCAAAGCTGAACTGGGGAATTGTGTTGCTCTTTGGGGGAGGTTTCGCTCTGGCCAGTGGTTTCAAAGAGTCGGGACTATCACTCTGGATTGGCGATGCTCTGGCTGGGCTGGAGCAGTTTCCAACACCGTTGATCGTCGGGGCCATCTGTACCTCAATAACTTTTCTTACCGAGTTGACGTCAAACACGGCCACCACCGAAATCATCCTGCCCATTCTTGGTTCGCTTAGTGTCGCTATGAATGTGAATCCTTTGTTACTGATGATCCCCGCTACTCTGTCTGCCTCATGCGCTTTCATGTTACCCGTCGCCACGCCACCTAACGCGATTGTTTTTGGCACTGGGCAGATTCGTATGGCCGATATGATTCGCTGTGGGATAATTCTCAACCTGGTCGGCATTGTCCTTATCACGACCTACATGTTCATAGTTGGAATGATCGCCTTCGACATAAGTCTCGCCGAAATGCCCGGCTGGGCTATTACTCCATAA
- a CDS encoding tautomerase family protein: protein MPCLEVTMPAVDVAIKQTLATNLTDAFDEATSFGRDIFGIRFCEYEVGNAATAGQVWDGKAGRPYLHLLLYCPRVTRKTKQALVAGLTSAFTESLIKPDWKPVIHISEHPYDNVGVEGELLSDAYEQCTAAKFYYELPRD from the coding sequence ATGCCATGTCTTGAAGTAACAATGCCCGCAGTCGATGTCGCCATCAAACAAACTCTGGCTACCAATCTTACCGATGCTTTTGACGAAGCCACAAGCTTTGGCCGTGACATCTTTGGCATTCGGTTCTGTGAGTACGAGGTCGGAAACGCGGCCACTGCTGGTCAAGTCTGGGATGGCAAAGCAGGTCGGCCTTATCTCCATCTACTGCTTTACTGTCCGCGCGTGACGAGGAAAACCAAGCAAGCACTGGTGGCCGGTCTGACGTCGGCGTTCACTGAGAGCCTAATCAAGCCCGATTGGAAACCAGTGATCCACATCAGTGAACATCCTTACGACAATGTCGGCGTCGAGGGTGAGTTGTTATCTGATGCCTACGAACAATGTACTGCAGCTAAGTTTTATTACGAACTTCCGCGAGATTGA
- the lexA gene encoding transcriptional repressor LexA has protein sequence MKKSLTDRQRAILEFIKQVITAHGHPPTVREIGAKFGITSTNGVRTHLSALIRKGYLRKNSFISRGLELVQPVMSEVGRIPVVGTVPAGVPIDAIENTEGEIALDLSFLPKGDSFSLRVIGDSMRDAGILDGDLVLVKKQAVAQKGDIVVAIIGGEATVKRYFPEGHRIRLQPENKDFDPIIVTKRSGDFRIAGKVVGLLRKVD, from the coding sequence ATGAAAAAGTCGCTGACCGATCGCCAGCGAGCGATCCTCGAATTCATCAAGCAGGTGATAACGGCTCACGGTCACCCTCCAACGGTGCGTGAGATAGGAGCGAAGTTCGGCATCACTTCGACCAACGGAGTCCGGACACACCTTAGTGCGCTGATCAGAAAAGGCTACCTTAGGAAGAATAGTTTCATCTCCAGGGGACTTGAATTGGTTCAGCCGGTGATGTCTGAGGTCGGTCGGATACCTGTGGTGGGAACGGTTCCGGCCGGTGTTCCTATCGACGCCATTGAGAATACCGAGGGTGAGATAGCCCTGGATCTTTCATTTCTGCCAAAGGGGGACTCGTTCTCGCTGAGAGTTATTGGAGACTCGATGAGAGATGCCGGCATTTTGGATGGTGATCTGGTACTAGTGAAGAAACAAGCTGTCGCTCAGAAGGGGGACATTGTGGTCGCTATCATAGGTGGTGAGGCGACAGTTAAACGCTATTTCCCGGAAGGTCATCGCATTCGTCTGCAACCTGAGAACAAGGATTTCGACCCAATTATTGTAACCAAGCGCTCGGGTGATTTCCGAATTGCAGGAAAGGTTGTGGGACTCCTAAGGAAAGTGGACTGA
- a CDS encoding VOC family protein, whose translation MSDEKSTHGTFCWNELVTRDDEGAAKFYTELLGWKIVDSGMPGMKYSMLNAGDKNAGGMMAMPPDVPAEVPSHWLAYITVDDVDAAAAKAKELGGTILQVPTDIPTIGRFCIIQDPTSAVVALITLTG comes from the coding sequence ATGTCCGATGAAAAATCCACCCACGGAACTTTCTGCTGGAACGAACTGGTGACTCGTGATGACGAAGGTGCCGCGAAATTTTACACCGAGCTGCTCGGCTGGAAAATCGTCGATAGCGGTATGCCCGGCATGAAATATTCTATGCTAAATGCAGGGGACAAGAACGCCGGCGGAATGATGGCAATGCCACCTGACGTTCCCGCCGAGGTTCCGTCGCATTGGCTGGCCTACATAACGGTAGATGATGTCGATGCGGCAGCCGCGAAAGCCAAGGAACTCGGTGGTACAATCCTCCAGGTTCCGACGGATATCCCGACTATAGGACGCTTCTGTATCATTCAGGATCCCACCAGTGCCGTTGTAGCCCTGATTACTCTGACTGGATAA
- the rlmB gene encoding 23S rRNA (guanosine(2251)-2'-O)-methyltransferase RlmB has product MAPMDRNKKSPRIRRHTHSDYKADLKALNENDLFGIIEGLSDDTFLLILDNVQDPHNLGACLRTADAAGVHAVIVPKDRAVGLTDTVVHIACGGAETVPFVQVTNLARVLKQLQKLGVWLVGTSDQGTQTLYETDLKGPIALVMGAEGKGLRRLTAERCDFLVRLPMAGKVECLNVSVATGVCLFEAVRQRSKGR; this is encoded by the coding sequence ATGGCTCCCATGGATCGAAACAAGAAATCACCGCGTATTCGTCGGCACACACATTCCGATTACAAGGCTGACCTCAAAGCCCTGAATGAGAATGATCTGTTTGGAATCATTGAGGGACTTTCTGATGATACTTTCTTGCTGATTCTGGACAATGTTCAGGACCCTCACAATTTGGGAGCCTGTCTTCGTACTGCCGATGCGGCCGGAGTTCATGCCGTCATCGTCCCCAAAGATCGTGCCGTGGGACTAACCGACACCGTCGTACACATCGCTTGCGGAGGGGCCGAGACGGTTCCTTTTGTGCAAGTAACGAATCTGGCCCGAGTGCTCAAACAATTGCAAAAGCTTGGGGTCTGGCTGGTGGGAACCTCGGATCAGGGCACTCAGACACTCTACGAAACGGACCTGAAAGGGCCGATCGCTCTGGTCATGGGTGCCGAAGGCAAAGGTCTGCGTCGTCTGACTGCGGAACGCTGTGATTTTCTGGTAAGATTGCCAATGGCGGGTAAAGTCGAATGTCTTAATGTATCAGTAGCCACTGGAGTGTGCTTGTTTGAGGCTGTTCGCCAGCGATCAAAGGGACGATAA
- a CDS encoding SBBP repeat-containing protein: MKYHSLWLGAVVVIIALGAASSSVYTNTADARSGESESLGHQSQPWTVSDMDGLVGDIGLTFIPNMGQFSDLVRFRADVNEAVVWFTQNEVFYHFIQQVPVSTSETTLHRYGYDWPAGIDSLTYQLVRVTFAEANENPTVFGRNSTDANLNYFLGSNPDYWYQRVPTYREVVFENMYDGIDLVYRGTGGNLEYDFEVAVGANPANIKIVIGGADHTYLDEDNNLVISTPLGSISESRPVAYQTVDGINQPVRAEFVALDEHTFGFALADGFDTDLPLIIDPVVEYSTFLGGASNDYCRSVTVLEDGSLFATGYLSSPDFPLENAYDSTYNGGAPSGYDIFVTRISSSGDSILYSTYVGGTTGDERGFGIRVDELGNAYIAGVSGSTDFPTPGAFQAANAGGEDAVVFKLCPTGDTILFGTYLGGSENDVASGLDIGAGGTVYVTGKTSSSDFPTVDPYDNGLDGTKDIFVARLGGDGDVLEFSTYLGGTDADAGLAVAVGSDGDAYITGYTLSDDFPVSTSYDTSYNGGSYIGDCFVARLDSAGDTIIYNSYVGGLSEESGLSIALDSANNAFVTGYTFSDDFPTLNADDDTYNGNLDAFVFKLDSSGATLFYSTYVGGASDELATGISVDQYGKAYITGNTESEDFPTAEPYDGSYNGYADVFITCLSEPGDSLVYSTFVGASLFEFGYGIVVDTSENAFVGGYTSSPQFPTVNPIQAMIQGEFDVLLLRMAISEYICQDSDDDGYGDPGHPENECPDDNCPTVYNPEQIDTDLDGVGDSCDNCPELANSDQEDADADGIGDSCDVCTDTDGDGYGDPGFPYNTCPEDNCPSIFNSNQEDTDSDGVGDSCDVCTDLDGDGFGDPGFPFNTCSLDNCPDSANPSQADSDGDGLGDACENCPSVYNPSQEDFDFDGVGDSCDTCTDIDGDGFGNPGFPANTCEDDNCPFAHNPLQVDSDSNGIGDLCDSGCCVAPIRGNLDGDENEDVNIADLTLLVAYLFTGGPPPLCPEEGNVDGDLSEVIVISDLTYLVSYLFTSGPDPAACP; encoded by the coding sequence TTGAAGTACCATAGCTTATGGCTTGGCGCAGTTGTAGTTATCATTGCGTTAGGAGCCGCTTCCTCATCAGTATATACGAATACCGCCGATGCCCGATCAGGGGAATCTGAATCTCTTGGCCATCAATCGCAGCCATGGACGGTGTCTGATATGGATGGTCTGGTCGGTGACATAGGACTAACCTTCATACCTAACATGGGACAGTTCTCCGACCTTGTCAGGTTTCGGGCTGATGTCAATGAGGCCGTTGTCTGGTTCACTCAGAACGAAGTTTTCTATCACTTCATCCAACAGGTTCCGGTCTCAACTTCCGAGACCACGCTTCATCGTTACGGGTACGACTGGCCTGCGGGAATTGATAGCCTTACCTACCAATTAGTCCGGGTAACATTCGCCGAGGCGAATGAAAACCCGACTGTCTTCGGCCGCAATTCTACAGATGCCAACTTGAACTACTTCCTGGGAAGCAACCCGGATTACTGGTACCAGCGTGTTCCGACGTACCGGGAGGTGGTTTTTGAGAATATGTATGACGGAATCGATCTTGTTTATCGAGGTACCGGTGGCAATCTGGAATACGATTTTGAAGTAGCCGTCGGGGCTAATCCAGCAAATATCAAGATTGTGATTGGCGGGGCCGATCATACATACCTTGATGAAGACAACAATCTCGTAATCTCCACTCCGTTGGGTAGTATTAGCGAGAGTCGCCCAGTCGCCTATCAAACTGTAGACGGTATCAATCAGCCCGTCAGAGCAGAGTTTGTCGCTCTTGATGAACATACTTTCGGCTTCGCTCTTGCCGATGGGTTTGACACGGACCTGCCTCTTATTATCGACCCGGTAGTAGAATATAGCACTTTTCTCGGTGGAGCCTCTAACGATTACTGCCGGAGCGTTACTGTTCTTGAGGACGGCAGCCTCTTCGCGACCGGGTATCTCTCATCACCGGATTTCCCACTGGAAAATGCCTATGACAGCACCTATAACGGTGGTGCTCCGTCCGGGTATGATATATTTGTCACCCGGATATCGTCCTCAGGTGATTCGATTCTGTATAGCACTTATGTTGGGGGCACGACAGGAGACGAACGTGGCTTCGGTATTCGCGTGGATGAGCTCGGCAATGCCTATATCGCCGGCGTATCAGGGTCCACCGATTTTCCTACTCCTGGTGCTTTCCAGGCAGCTAATGCTGGCGGCGAAGACGCCGTGGTATTCAAGCTTTGCCCCACCGGCGACACCATTCTATTTGGCACCTACCTGGGCGGTTCTGAAAACGATGTGGCTTCCGGATTGGATATCGGTGCTGGCGGCACTGTCTATGTAACCGGCAAGACTTCGTCCTCCGATTTCCCGACAGTTGATCCGTATGACAACGGCCTGGATGGTACCAAAGATATTTTCGTGGCGCGTTTGGGAGGCGATGGTGATGTCCTTGAGTTTTCGACTTATCTCGGTGGGACCGATGCCGATGCCGGTCTTGCAGTGGCGGTAGGATCCGACGGGGACGCTTATATCACCGGCTATACCCTCTCTGATGATTTTCCGGTTAGCACTAGCTACGACACGAGCTATAACGGCGGGAGCTACATAGGCGATTGCTTTGTAGCTCGCCTTGATTCGGCCGGAGACACCATCATTTACAACTCCTATGTGGGTGGTTTGAGTGAAGAATCCGGTCTCTCTATAGCGCTCGATTCTGCCAACAACGCCTTTGTAACCGGTTATACATTTTCGGACGATTTCCCAACTCTAAATGCTGACGATGATACTTACAACGGCAACCTTGATGCCTTTGTTTTCAAGCTTGATTCATCCGGTGCTACTCTGTTCTACAGCACTTACGTCGGCGGTGCAAGCGACGAACTGGCAACCGGAATCAGTGTTGATCAGTATGGCAAGGCCTATATAACCGGCAATACCGAATCGGAGGATTTCCCCACAGCTGAGCCGTACGACGGCTCATATAATGGCTACGCCGATGTCTTCATAACCTGCTTATCCGAACCTGGAGATTCCCTGGTGTACAGCACCTTCGTTGGTGCTTCCTTGTTCGAATTCGGGTACGGCATAGTTGTGGATACCTCAGAAAACGCCTTTGTCGGAGGCTATACCAGCTCACCACAATTTCCTACGGTCAATCCTATTCAGGCGATGATACAAGGGGAATTTGATGTCCTGCTCCTGAGAATGGCTATCAGCGAATATATCTGCCAGGACTCTGATGATGACGGATATGGCGATCCCGGTCACCCTGAGAATGAATGTCCAGACGATAATTGCCCAACTGTTTATAATCCGGAGCAGATCGACACCGACTTGGACGGCGTTGGGGATAGCTGCGACAATTGCCCTGAACTCGCCAATTCGGATCAGGAAGATGCCGACGCTGACGGTATTGGTGACAGTTGCGACGTATGTACTGATACTGACGGTGATGGGTATGGTGACCCTGGATTTCCGTACAATACCTGTCCCGAGGATAATTGTCCGTCAATTTTCAATTCCAATCAGGAAGATACCGACAGCGATGGAGTTGGGGATAGCTGCGACGTCTGTACCGATCTTGATGGGGACGGGTTTGGCGACCCAGGATTCCCATTCAATACCTGTAGTTTAGACAACTGCCCCGATTCCGCTAATCCCTCCCAGGCTGATTCCGATGGCGACGGACTGGGCGACGCCTGTGAAAACTGTCCCTCAGTATACAACCCCAGCCAGGAGGATTTCGACTTCGATGGTGTGGGGGATTCCTGTGATACCTGTACCGATATTGATGGGGACGGATTTGGCAATCCAGGCTTCCCGGCCAACACCTGTGAGGATGATAACTGCCCCTTTGCCCACAATCCGCTCCAGGTCGATTCTGACAGCAACGGGATCGGTGATCTCTGTGATTCCGGTTGCTGCGTGGCTCCGATCCGTGGGAATCTGGATGGCGACGAAAACGAGGATGTCAATATTGCAGATCTGACCCTCCTTGTCGCCTACCTCTTCACCGGAGGACCACCTCCATTGTGTCCAGAGGAAGGCAATGTCGACGGCGACTTGTCCGAGGTCATAGTCATTTCCGATCTTACGTATCTGGTCTCCTACCTGTTCACCAGTGGCCCGGACCCGGCAGCCTGCCCATAA